The genomic window TTTAGGATGACACCTGAAATGCCCAAAAATAAATGTGAagtataaaacaaagaaaaaagaatagcCTAAAAATTCTCAAATGGTAAATCTAAAACTGCACACTCGCTATAAATAGTCTTAGCATATTGACTTTCCTTACTGCTACCAACTATGATACAGTTAGTTAAATAGTCTTACAGTTAAAAGCTATGTTTCTAGTTTCAAAAGAATCATTGTCACATACTTGAGAGTTTTGTAAGGTTTTGATGACAGATCCATATCAAACCAACACAATTTTCCCTCTTTGCTCCCCACAATTAAATTATCACCTACAGAAGAAACAGGcatcatatattattttaagaaGACAGCTGATAGTAGGGGGAAAGAAGGAAAAGAGAGTAGCAAcaaatgaaagagaaaaaaaaaaataCCAGCAGGATGAACAGCAATTGATGAAACTTCACGCAGTTGAGTCTCAAGCTTTTTTATTAGCTTTTGCTTCAACAAGTCATACACACGAACATTCTTCTTTGTTGCAACAAAAAAGATAGAACGAGTAGGATGAAAAACTGATGATACTGGGAGGCCATGGAGCTTAAAAGGGAGTCGCTGAGTAAGCCTTTTAGAGAGCTGATGTATGAGAACTGCTCTTGATTCTCGTGATTAACAAGTTAAGAAACCAAGGAAATGACCAAAAGAATCATATGGGAGCAAAAATCTCTTATGTGCAGAAGCAATATCTTAAGATAAAAAGACCTTATCAAAGATCAGCAACAAGAAAGAAATATATGCAAAAGAAATGAGAAGACTTCAGGAAACACccccaaattttcttttcacaATGACTACTACATATATGACATCAATTGATgcttaaaataaaccaaaattataAAGTTAATAAGATGAGATAAAAAAAAGGATATCTGCTGGCATCACTGTAGAAAGATAGTCTCCTTTACGATGCCATTCTATTGAAGATACAGTCTGCAAAACCATATCCAAGCAAATTGTTATCATTTTCCTATAAAACCTTCCAACTGATCTCAATTTCAGCATTACCAGATAATTTTGAATACACCTAAAGAGGAAGGGACAGAACCAAGTACCCTATAATGCCTTAGTCTGATGCAGTCATACTTTTCATCTTGAATCCAGCTTAAGAAAGATGACATATCATCTGTGCATTAAATTGACATTTTCCAGAGTCAGACCATATCCGTTTTATTACATGCATGGGAAAGAATATATGTTTCAAACAGACCAGAATCATCAGTGGTAGGTGTTCCAATATGCAGAAGTTCCTTAATTCTTTTCTGTTCCTCCTCATTCCCAAATCCAGTGTTCAAAATAAGTACATCAGCTCCCCTATCAAATATTAGTGTATTAGCATAGAACGCATAAACACTGCTTCGTTTCATAAAAACAGGTAGTGAAAAAGAAGATACAAAAAGCATAAGAGTGAAATCAATATTGCAATTACTATCTAATCAGTCTTACACTGAAGCTGCAAGAACAGGAAGCTCTGGCAAAGGATTCCATGCAACAAGCTGAACGGCTTCACCAATCTCCCAAACTCTAAGACATCTACCAGTCTCTACCTCCCAAATCCGCACAGTTCCATCCTTAGAACCTTTGCAAACAAAAGCAATTATCAAACGCTTGTGTGCTGGTTTTATATTTGTGAAAGGAATcatttaatactttgataacaaATTGTAGTTGATAAATGTTCATACCGGAAGCAATCCATTGCCCTGAAGGTTCCACAGATATTGACAAAACTGCACCCTCATGACCTCTATAATCAAGATAACATGTAGATGGGTAAGGCCTGAGGTCTTTTCGACTAGGTAACTTGGGCTTGAGGGATTCAGGGTCAATATTAATCTGAAGCATAGATAAGGGCAATTCAGATTAACTTGGTTGATATGAGAAAAGAGTACTGTAGAGGAGAAATCACGATTATGTCAGAAAACCATTAAGATTTCCTCCAAACAGAAACTCAGACTTACACGTTTCTTCCGTACTCTAGGGCACAAGTATAGATCCAAGCATCGTTCAAATGAGTCCTTGATAGCATTCTCATATGCCGGGATGCTTCTAAAGGATGTGAACCTAAGCATATCAACATCATTAGTATGCTAGATCTAACATACAAGTAAATACTTTCAAGTCAAATTGTAATTAACAAATAATGCTTTAGTATATTACTTTTTAGGAATAAATTTAGGGCGATCTTCTTCGTACATCAGCTGATAAGAGTTGATCTCTTCTTGTGTTGGTATGTATTCTAAAGAAGGATTATATGATTCCTCATGGCCTGAAAATTGATAAGAGCAAAGCTTTAATAACAGCTCAAATAGCATAGCAAAATGTAAGTTTAAACAACATGGCCCAAGGTCAAACCTGGCAATTTAGGTTTAGGAGGGGGAATGTAAGCCAAATGCTTAGTCCTATCAGCTGAGCTTGAATCATCTCCCCAGAGGCAATAAAAACGAGGTTCTTCTTTGGGCTGGTCAAACTTTATTAATCCTTTACGAATTGCCCTAACATACTCAACAACCTGTAGACTCACAGGTCAACTATTAAGAAAAACAGAACAACATTGACCCTTATGAACAATTTTGTCTTTCCTATTCCTAGCAAATGATCATTACAAGCTTTTACTTCACAGATATAAATGAAGCTGGAAAAAAGCAGCTGCAGAGGGAGTTGGAGGGACAAGGTTCTCACCCATCATCTGAAACCTATACATGTAAAGAATTACCTTTTTGCTCTCCCATTTTGAAGGAATAAACCGCCTCTTTGGTTCTGGAGCATTAGATAAAGGATGTTTCGCATCATCCCACTTAAACCAATCAACATAAGGCTGCAAGAAATGGCTATGAATTAACCTTGAGAATAAAGCCAAGACAATATCTAAGGCCAAATATCATCAATGCATATGAACATGGGTAACATACCGCATATGGATCAAATTCAGCATGTGGTGCCTTCCCTTTGAGCAATCTACGAATATGTTTGATCTCTTCTTTAGTCAGCTCAACTTCCTCATCATTATATTCATCATAAATCTTGCGCCTGATGGCAACAACATTCAGGAGTGTAAATGAATGTATGATACAATGTGCCATCAGAGTTAAAATGTACTTGGCaaacattatttaattaataaatagttttttttttaagtaaaagaagCATCCAGTAACACTCATTTTGTGAGACTATAATTTCCCAACTGTAGCTTAGCTTCCATGTACTTATTGGACAAAAAGGAACTGAGACTGCAATATATGTGTATAAAGGCAGAGACCCATTACTGAGCAAGAACGTCATGTGAAATAGAGATAAAAGAAGCCTAAATAGCATTGAAAATATCATAGCCTC from Gossypium hirsutum isolate 1008001.06 chromosome D12, Gossypium_hirsutum_v2.1, whole genome shotgun sequence includes these protein-coding regions:
- the LOC107930755 gene encoding ribosome biogenesis protein BOP1 homolog, which produces MRKISTIEGYIFFFSFQCFTLVKKKANEHVIFLSLFRAGDSPFFFPCRCGLPLVSFLSGTMSHQESQKLDNVNPLETRVEDVIERGDNDFLDDNHDQDEHSESSQSHQAVDESDSSEDEVAPRNTIGDVPLEWYKDEKHIGYDIAGRKITKKERQDKLDSFLASADDSKNWRKIYDEYNDEEVELTKEEIKHIRRLLKGKAPHAEFDPYAPYVDWFKWDDAKHPLSNAPEPKRRFIPSKWESKKVVEYVRAIRKGLIKFDQPKEEPRFYCLWGDDSSSADRTKHLAYIPPPKPKLPGHEESYNPSLEYIPTQEEINSYQLMYEEDRPKFIPKKFTSFRSIPAYENAIKDSFERCLDLYLCPRVRKKRINIDPESLKPKLPSRKDLRPYPSTCYLDYRGHEGAVLSISVEPSGQWIASGSKDGTVRIWEVETGRCLRVWEIGEAVQLVAWNPLPELPVLAASVGADVLILNTGFGNEEEQKRIKELLHIGTPTTDDSDDMSSFLSWIQDEKYDCIRLRHYRTVSSIEWHRKGDYLSTVMPAGESRAVLIHQLSKRLTQRLPFKLHGLPVSSVFHPTRSIFFVATKKNVRVYDLLKQKLIKKLETQLREVSSIAVHPAGDNLIVGSKEGKLCWFDMDLSSKPYKTLKCHPKDITKVAFHRSYPLFASCSDDCTAYIFHGMVYADLNQNPLIVPLEILRGHTSYDGRGVMDCKFHPRQPWLFTAGADSSIKLYCH